A genomic segment from Leptolyngbya boryana PCC 6306 encodes:
- the tkt gene encoding transketolase, which yields MVVAAQSLEELCINSIRFLAIDGVEKAKSGHPGLPMGAAPMSFVLWDKFMRFNPKNPQWFNRDRFVLSAGHGSMLQYALLYLAGYDSVTIDDIKQFRQLGSRTPGHPENFETAGVEVTTGPLGQGICNGVGLAIAEAHLAAKFNKPDATIVDHYTYVIMGDGCNMEGVSGEACSLAGHLGLGKLIALYDDNHISIDGDTEVSFTEDVGKRYEAYGWQVLTVPDGDTNTAAIEAAIAEAKKETTKPTLIKIRTTIGFGSPNKQGTAGVHGAALGGDEVAATRKQLGWDYEPFVVPEDALNHWRKAIERGAKLESDWNAAFADYKAKYPEDAATFERLLSGKLPDGWEKCLPVYTPEDKGLATRQTSEKTLNAIAPVVPELIGGSADLTHSNLTLLKGFGDFQKGSYQNRNLRFGVREHAMGAICNGIALHNSGLIPYCATFLVFVDYMRAAIRLSALSEAGVIYVMTHDSVALGEDGPTHQPIETLASLRAIPNLLVFRPADGNETSGAYKIAMERRKQPSLLAMTRQALPNLDGSSIDAVARGAYILSGSDDLPDIILVGTGSEVSLCVTAAEKLRAEGHKVRVVSMPCWELFEEQDEAYKNTIFPKADQKRLVVEAASSFGWQKYMGSEGDIISIERFGISAPGNVAMEKFGYTVDNVVARAKAVIGK from the coding sequence ATGGTCGTTGCAGCCCAGTCACTCGAAGAACTTTGCATTAATTCGATTCGCTTTTTAGCGATCGATGGCGTTGAGAAAGCAAAATCCGGACACCCAGGATTGCCGATGGGTGCGGCTCCGATGTCCTTCGTGCTATGGGACAAGTTCATGCGGTTTAATCCCAAAAATCCGCAGTGGTTCAACCGCGATCGCTTCGTGCTGTCCGCAGGTCACGGCTCAATGCTGCAATATGCATTGCTCTATTTAGCGGGCTATGACAGTGTGACGATCGACGATATCAAACAGTTCCGCCAACTCGGATCGCGCACGCCTGGACACCCAGAAAATTTTGAAACTGCAGGTGTTGAAGTCACAACTGGGCCTTTGGGTCAAGGGATTTGTAATGGGGTTGGTTTGGCAATCGCTGAAGCGCACCTGGCTGCAAAATTCAACAAGCCCGATGCAACGATTGTTGATCACTATACCTATGTGATCATGGGTGATGGCTGCAACATGGAAGGCGTTTCGGGTGAAGCGTGCTCACTGGCTGGACACCTGGGTTTGGGTAAACTGATTGCCCTCTATGATGACAACCATATCTCGATCGATGGAGACACTGAGGTTTCCTTTACTGAAGATGTGGGTAAACGCTACGAAGCGTATGGTTGGCAAGTTCTCACTGTGCCCGATGGCGATACCAATACTGCTGCAATCGAAGCCGCGATCGCAGAAGCGAAGAAAGAAACGACCAAGCCGACCTTGATCAAAATCCGCACAACGATCGGATTCGGTTCACCCAACAAGCAAGGAACCGCAGGCGTTCACGGTGCTGCTTTGGGTGGTGACGAAGTGGCTGCAACCCGCAAGCAGTTAGGTTGGGATTACGAACCTTTCGTGGTTCCCGAAGATGCTTTGAATCACTGGCGCAAAGCGATCGAGCGCGGTGCGAAGCTCGAATCTGATTGGAATGCAGCGTTTGCAGACTACAAAGCAAAATATCCTGAAGATGCAGCAACCTTTGAGCGCCTGCTGAGCGGCAAGCTTCCAGACGGTTGGGAAAAGTGCCTGCCGGTCTACACGCCTGAAGATAAAGGCTTAGCGACTCGTCAAACGTCTGAGAAGACTTTGAATGCGATCGCGCCTGTTGTTCCCGAACTGATCGGTGGTTCGGCTGACTTGACTCACTCGAACTTGACCTTGCTGAAAGGGTTCGGTGACTTCCAGAAAGGCTCTTACCAAAACCGCAACCTCCGCTTTGGAGTCCGCGAACATGCAATGGGCGCAATCTGTAATGGAATTGCATTGCACAATTCGGGCTTGATTCCTTACTGTGCAACCTTCTTGGTGTTTGTAGACTACATGCGGGCAGCGATTCGCCTTTCTGCACTGTCTGAAGCAGGCGTGATTTATGTCATGACTCATGACTCAGTTGCATTGGGTGAAGATGGCCCTACTCACCAACCGATTGAGACGCTTGCATCGCTGCGTGCGATTCCGAACCTGTTGGTCTTCCGTCCTGCGGATGGAAATGAAACCTCTGGTGCATACAAAATTGCAATGGAGCGTCGTAAGCAGCCTTCGCTGTTGGCAATGACTCGTCAAGCATTGCCGAACTTGGATGGTAGCTCGATCGATGCAGTCGCTCGTGGTGCATACATTCTTTCCGGTAGCGACGACCTTCCCGATATCATCTTGGTGGGAACGGGAAGTGAAGTGAGCCTTTGTGTAACTGCTGCCGAAAAACTTCGTGCAGAAGGTCACAAAGTCCGCGTGGTATCGATGCCTTGTTGGGAATTGTTCGAGGAGCAAGATGAAGCGTACAAGAACACCATCTTCCCGAAAGCAGATCAAAAACGCCTCGTGGTTGAAGCTGCTTCTAGCTTCGGTTGGCAGAAGTACATGGGAAGCGAAGGCGACATAATCAGCATTGAGCGCTTTGGTATCTCGGCTCCAGGTAACGTTGCTATGGAGAAATTCGGCTACACCGTCGATAACGTTGTGGCTCGTGCGAAAGCAGTGATCGGCAAATAA